The proteins below are encoded in one region of Nakamurella flava:
- a CDS encoding LLM class flavin-dependent oxidoreductase, with protein sequence MRIGVVVLPQFPWAEARARWKSVEDRGFATAWTYDHLAWRSLADEPWYATVPTLTAAALATTRIPLGTFVTSPNFRHPVTLAKDLLTLDDISGGRMIAGIGAGGLGWDATVLGQPELTPRQRVDRLGEFVALTHRLLTDGETSWRGDWYTADRARMHPAGSRQRIPFLVAANGPRSMRIAAGADGWVTTGPATDPDAPDALEQWWTAVAALLERFRGAARAAGRDPDTLTTMLSLDSAPVFSLRDLDTFLDAAGRARELGFTDAIVHWPRPEGIYAGDDRILDRVAELLVDGRLEA encoded by the coding sequence ATGCGTATCGGGGTGGTCGTCCTGCCGCAGTTCCCCTGGGCGGAGGCCCGGGCCCGCTGGAAGTCGGTGGAGGACCGGGGTTTCGCCACGGCGTGGACCTACGACCACCTGGCCTGGCGGTCGCTGGCCGACGAACCCTGGTATGCGACCGTGCCGACACTCACCGCGGCCGCGCTGGCGACCACCCGGATCCCGCTGGGCACGTTCGTCACCTCCCCGAACTTCCGGCACCCGGTCACCCTGGCCAAGGACCTGCTGACCCTGGACGACATCTCCGGCGGCCGGATGATCGCGGGCATCGGAGCCGGCGGGTTGGGCTGGGACGCCACCGTGCTGGGCCAGCCGGAACTGACCCCGCGGCAACGGGTCGACCGGCTCGGCGAGTTCGTCGCCCTGACCCACCGGTTGCTCACCGACGGCGAGACCAGCTGGCGCGGTGACTGGTACACCGCGGACCGGGCCCGAATGCACCCGGCCGGGTCGCGGCAGCGGATCCCGTTCCTGGTCGCGGCGAACGGCCCCCGGTCGATGCGGATCGCGGCCGGCGCCGACGGCTGGGTCACCACCGGACCGGCCACCGACCCGGACGCCCCGGATGCGTTAGAGCAGTGGTGGACGGCGGTCGCCGCACTCCTGGAACGGTTCCGGGGCGCGGCCCGCGCCGCCGGCCGGGACCCGGACACGCTGACCACGATGCTCAGCCTGGACTCGGCCCCGGTCTTCTCCCTGCGCGACCTCGACACCTTCCTCGACGCCGCCGGCCGCGCCCGCGAACTCGGTTTCACCGACGCGATCGTGCACTGGCCCCGCCCCGAGGGCATCTACGCGGGCGACGACCGCATCCTCGACCGCGTCGCCGAGCTGCTGGTGGACGGTCGACTGGAGGCCTGA
- a CDS encoding helix-turn-helix transcriptional regulator, which translates to MAVDEFTTADPEEGHAFLSATYTESRMRMFGPRDRYRLRHQYRDAGRFAVATMDHSMGVQHDCDALGYLLLARVLDGRIEVESDGSVLRAGPGDVFRVAAADSPYVSRFDRLRVQLFTVHPAALTEAAQSEVHLIGHSLTTPLLARQFGVVADYIDRTLFATPGAMSNPLLVGAATRLLAGTIVTTFPRQADEPLPRPTDRNPAVIRRAVAFLEEHAHDDIGLAEIATAAGVTPRAVQFAFRRHLDTTPTAYLRKVRLHRAHDDLVAGDPTRDSVAATAERWGFGNPGRFAAAYRDAFGCSPRETLHS; encoded by the coding sequence GTGGCTGTCGACGAGTTCACGACCGCCGATCCCGAAGAGGGCCATGCCTTCCTGTCAGCCACCTACACCGAGAGCCGCATGCGGATGTTCGGTCCGCGGGACCGGTACCGACTGCGGCACCAGTACCGCGACGCCGGCCGGTTCGCGGTCGCGACCATGGACCATTCGATGGGCGTGCAGCACGACTGCGACGCCCTCGGGTACCTCCTGCTGGCCCGGGTGCTCGACGGCCGCATCGAGGTGGAGTCCGACGGCTCGGTGCTGCGGGCCGGTCCCGGCGACGTGTTCCGGGTCGCGGCCGCGGACAGCCCCTACGTCTCGCGGTTCGATCGGCTGCGGGTGCAGCTGTTCACCGTGCACCCGGCTGCGCTGACCGAGGCGGCGCAGTCCGAGGTCCATCTCATCGGGCACTCGCTGACCACGCCGCTGCTGGCCCGCCAGTTCGGCGTGGTGGCCGACTACATCGACCGCACCCTGTTCGCCACCCCCGGGGCCATGAGCAACCCTTTGCTGGTGGGTGCGGCCACCCGGCTGCTGGCTGGCACCATCGTCACCACGTTCCCGCGGCAGGCCGACGAACCGTTGCCCCGCCCGACCGACCGGAATCCGGCGGTCATCCGGCGGGCGGTGGCCTTCCTGGAAGAACACGCGCACGACGACATCGGTCTGGCCGAGATCGCGACGGCGGCCGGGGTGACCCCGCGGGCGGTGCAGTTCGCCTTCCGCCGCCATCTGGACACGACGCCGACCGCCTACCTGCGCAAGGTGCGGCTGCACCGGGCGCACGACGACCTGGTCGCCGGTGACCCGACCCGTGACAGCGTGGCCGCGACCGCGGAACGGTGGGGCTTCGGGAACCCGGGTCGATTCGCGGCCGCCTACCGCGACGCCTTCGGGTGCTCGCCCCGGGAGACTCTGCACTCCTGA
- a CDS encoding putative bifunctional diguanylate cyclase/phosphodiesterase — MTRRTLDADRAAEIAGVLRELSSPWAGEPVVPPVGDDVLDEISRGVDTLVDELTALRQTAERRVTADAPCAKIDELTGVPNRSLLIERLRDVLAEAETGGQPPSVLLLDLDGFKEINDGLGHSAGDAVLVTVASRLLACSRPTDTVARLGGDEFAVILPATDAAGAVTVAERIVEQLAVPIRVGWRTVWTGGSVGVCTAERGQRADQILRYADTAMYAAKSNGSGRVRQFVPEMNAAARQRLRTAAEIAAALVEGHLRVRYRPEVDLADRRSTGLEAVVEWVHPRRGLLPAARFLDVAEDGGHIVEIGRWVRRSAFTRYAALPDGPAHLLVHVSPVELRTADLAEGILRELDAAGVEPARLVLVVPDTALAHQHSLAELTRLREHGIGVQLDRFGAGDIPLAALRQHPVDAVRLDAASVAAAVADERDARYLSALVVLAGAADLRVTAAGVDGAEHAQLLRDIGCSVGQGSWCGANTVDPPTPAPAGVGPAHRSVLRPVRAAG, encoded by the coding sequence ATGACTCGACGGACCCTCGATGCCGACCGTGCGGCGGAGATCGCCGGTGTGCTGCGGGAGCTCAGCAGCCCGTGGGCCGGGGAGCCGGTGGTACCACCGGTCGGGGACGACGTGCTGGACGAGATCAGCCGCGGCGTCGACACCCTGGTCGACGAGCTGACCGCGCTCCGTCAGACCGCCGAGCGGCGCGTGACGGCGGATGCCCCGTGCGCCAAGATCGACGAACTCACCGGGGTGCCCAACCGCTCGCTGCTAATCGAACGCCTACGTGACGTGCTGGCCGAGGCCGAGACCGGCGGGCAACCACCGAGCGTCCTGCTGCTCGACCTGGACGGGTTCAAGGAGATCAACGACGGCCTGGGGCACAGTGCCGGCGACGCGGTCCTCGTCACCGTTGCGTCTCGCCTGTTGGCGTGCTCCCGGCCGACGGACACCGTCGCCCGCCTGGGGGGCGATGAGTTCGCCGTGATCCTGCCCGCGACCGACGCCGCGGGCGCCGTCACCGTCGCGGAGCGCATCGTGGAGCAGCTGGCGGTCCCGATCCGCGTCGGGTGGCGCACCGTCTGGACCGGCGGCAGTGTCGGGGTGTGCACGGCCGAACGGGGGCAGCGGGCCGACCAGATCCTGCGGTACGCCGACACCGCGATGTACGCGGCGAAGTCGAACGGCTCGGGCCGGGTCCGGCAGTTCGTTCCCGAGATGAACGCGGCCGCGCGGCAGCGCCTGCGGACCGCGGCGGAGATCGCGGCGGCTCTGGTGGAGGGTCATCTGCGGGTGCGTTACCGGCCGGAGGTGGACCTGGCGGACCGTCGGTCCACCGGGCTGGAGGCCGTGGTGGAGTGGGTGCACCCCCGGCGCGGTCTGCTCCCGGCGGCCCGGTTCCTCGACGTCGCGGAGGACGGCGGCCACATCGTCGAGATCGGTCGCTGGGTCCGGCGTTCGGCGTTCACACGCTACGCGGCCCTTCCGGACGGGCCGGCCCACTTGCTGGTGCATGTCTCGCCCGTCGAGTTGCGCACCGCCGACCTCGCCGAAGGCATCCTGCGGGAGCTCGACGCCGCCGGGGTCGAGCCGGCCCGCCTGGTGCTGGTCGTGCCGGACACCGCCCTGGCGCACCAGCACAGCCTCGCCGAGCTGACCCGGCTGCGCGAGCACGGCATCGGAGTGCAGCTGGATCGCTTCGGAGCGGGGGACATCCCGCTGGCCGCGCTGCGCCAGCACCCGGTGGATGCGGTGCGTCTGGACGCGGCGTCGGTCGCGGCGGCCGTGGCCGACGAGCGGGACGCGCGGTATCTGTCCGCCCTGGTCGTGTTGGCCGGTGCGGCCGACCTGCGGGTGACGGCCGCCGGAGTGGACGGCGCCGAGCACGCCCAGCTCCTGCGGGACATCGGCTGCTCCGTCGGCCAGGGATCGTGGTGTGGGGCGAACACGGTGGACCCGCCGACCCCCGCCCCGGCAGGTGTCGGGCCGGCCCACCGGTCGGTCCTTCGTCCGGTGCGCGCAGCCGGCTGA
- the rpiA gene encoding ribose 5-phosphate isomerase A has product MSDDDARSLTEREKQAAARAAATLVQDGMLVGLGTGSTVAYLLPALAERGVRIRCVSTSPRTEEAARALGLATEAFGDIDRFDIAIDGADQIAPDGWLVKGGGAAHTREKVVAAAADRFVVIADSSKTVERITAPIPLELLSFGLAATRRRIGATTLRDVPLSPDGGVIADYVGDVVDPAAEAARLSAVPGLVDHGLFPPALVADIIVARGAEIEHRTV; this is encoded by the coding sequence ATGAGCGACGACGACGCCCGCAGCCTGACCGAACGCGAGAAGCAGGCGGCCGCTCGAGCCGCGGCCACCCTGGTGCAGGACGGCATGCTCGTCGGTCTCGGGACGGGGTCCACCGTGGCCTACCTGCTGCCGGCGTTGGCCGAGCGGGGGGTGCGGATCCGCTGCGTGTCCACCTCGCCGCGGACCGAGGAGGCGGCTCGGGCGCTCGGTCTGGCGACCGAGGCGTTCGGCGACATCGATCGGTTCGACATCGCCATCGACGGCGCGGACCAGATCGCCCCGGACGGCTGGCTGGTCAAGGGCGGCGGGGCGGCGCACACCCGGGAGAAGGTCGTCGCCGCCGCCGCCGACCGGTTCGTGGTGATCGCCGACTCCAGCAAGACCGTCGAGCGGATCACGGCGCCGATCCCGTTGGAACTGCTCTCCTTCGGTCTGGCCGCGACGCGTCGGCGGATCGGGGCCACCACCCTGCGGGACGTCCCGCTCAGCCCGGACGGCGGCGTCATCGCCGATTACGTGGGGGACGTCGTCGATCCGGCGGCGGAGGCGGCCCGGCTGAGCGCGGTCCCGGGCCTGGTCGACCACGGTCTGTTCCCGCCGGCCCTGGTCGCCGACATCATCGTGGCCCGGGGCGCCGAGATCGAGCACCGGACGGTCTGA
- a CDS encoding metallophosphoesterase family protein has product MTGVAHDAHRDARRDDWLTPDGSPVARPTHLLAHLSDTHLTPAGVRYNAVLDADAALGRAVDVLAAAVADGRRLDGVVVTGDLTDTGDPDAYRRLRDALDRLGVPVVYATGNHDVRTEFHRSLLGRESEQPVLQVHDLSGLRVVVLDSTIPGHGHGRLDADHLAELTAVLADPAPHGTVLALHHAPLPAPSPLLSYFALEAGSRAALARALAGTDVRLILAGHHHLPQTGLLAGVPVAVAGSTAIRTDPLAPAGHERTWASGAFGVVEFYPDTLTVSTIPVDGADMVFDLDADGCRTIVERHPID; this is encoded by the coding sequence ATGACCGGCGTCGCCCACGATGCCCACCGGGATGCCCGTCGCGACGACTGGCTGACCCCGGACGGCTCCCCGGTCGCCCGTCCGACGCACCTGCTGGCCCACCTGTCCGACACCCACCTGACCCCGGCCGGCGTCCGCTACAACGCCGTCCTGGACGCCGATGCCGCCCTGGGCCGGGCGGTCGACGTACTGGCCGCGGCCGTCGCCGACGGCCGCCGGCTGGACGGGGTGGTGGTGACGGGCGACCTCACCGACACCGGCGACCCCGACGCCTACCGGCGGTTGCGCGACGCACTGGACCGGCTCGGTGTCCCCGTCGTCTACGCGACCGGCAACCACGACGTCCGCACCGAGTTCCACCGCAGCCTGCTCGGCCGCGAGTCCGAGCAGCCCGTCCTGCAGGTGCACGACCTGTCCGGGCTGCGGGTCGTCGTCCTGGACTCGACCATCCCCGGTCACGGCCACGGCCGGCTCGACGCCGACCACCTGGCCGAACTGACCGCCGTGCTGGCCGATCCGGCCCCGCACGGGACGGTGCTCGCGCTGCACCACGCTCCCCTGCCGGCCCCGTCCCCGCTGCTCAGCTACTTCGCGTTGGAGGCCGGTTCGCGCGCCGCGCTGGCCCGGGCGCTGGCCGGGACCGACGTGCGGCTGATCCTGGCCGGACACCACCACCTGCCCCAGACCGGCCTGCTGGCCGGGGTTCCGGTGGCGGTGGCCGGGTCGACGGCGATCCGGACCGACCCGCTCGCCCCGGCCGGCCACGAACGGACGTGGGCGTCGGGTGCGTTCGGGGTGGTCGAGTTCTACCCCGACACCCTGACGGTCTCGACGATCCCGGTGGACGGGGCGGACATGGTGTTCGACCTCGACGCCGACGGCTGCCGGACGATCGTGGAACGGCATCCGATCGACTGA
- a CDS encoding zinc ribbon domain-containing protein, with protein sequence MALKADPFVQRRLLDLARIDREAAGVVHRRRSLPELAVIQSAGARLTELRAAAALGDAERGDLDRDVRKLETEIEAVRARSARNAERLSAGTAPAKDLTNLEHEVTSLGRRQAVLEEELLEIMERREGVESTVSATERDLAAVQSDVAAAEQRRDTAFADLDSEAARLTAERQKVTEGMPADLLALYDRIRAQGKVAAAPLIGSRCDACRMDLDRVALAALQKAPVDAVLRCDECGAILLRV encoded by the coding sequence ATGGCTCTCAAGGCCGACCCGTTCGTCCAGCGTCGTCTGCTCGACCTGGCCCGGATCGACCGCGAGGCGGCGGGGGTCGTCCACCGGCGACGCAGTCTGCCCGAGCTGGCGGTCATCCAGTCGGCCGGTGCCCGGCTGACCGAACTGCGGGCCGCTGCCGCCCTGGGCGACGCGGAACGCGGTGACCTGGACCGCGACGTCCGCAAGCTGGAGACCGAGATCGAGGCCGTGCGTGCCCGGTCGGCCCGCAACGCCGAACGGTTGAGCGCCGGGACCGCCCCGGCCAAGGACCTGACCAACCTGGAGCACGAGGTCACCTCGCTCGGGCGTCGTCAGGCGGTGCTCGAAGAGGAACTGCTCGAGATCATGGAGCGGCGTGAGGGCGTCGAGTCGACCGTGTCGGCCACCGAACGCGACCTCGCGGCCGTGCAGTCCGACGTGGCCGCCGCCGAGCAGCGGCGGGACACCGCCTTCGCCGACCTGGACAGCGAAGCGGCCCGGCTGACCGCCGAGCGGCAGAAGGTGACCGAGGGCATGCCCGCCGATCTGCTCGCCCTGTACGACCGGATCCGGGCGCAGGGCAAGGTGGCCGCCGCCCCGCTCATCGGCTCGCGCTGCGACGCGTGCCGGATGGATCTCGACCGGGTCGCCCTGGCCGCCCTGCAGAAGGCCCCGGTCGACGCGGTGCTGCGCTGCGACGAGTGCGGCGCGATCCTGCTGCGCGTCTGA
- a CDS encoding YbjQ family protein, which translates to MLMVTTNDIPGWQIQRVCGEVFGLTVRSRNAFSQMGAGLKSMFGGELGGMTKQLAEGRNEAMNRLMESARSRGGNAIVAMRFDTSELGDTWTEICAYGTAVVAVPTDDGARQTANELGYGQR; encoded by the coding sequence ATGCTCATGGTCACCACGAACGACATCCCGGGTTGGCAGATCCAGCGGGTCTGCGGCGAGGTGTTCGGCCTGACCGTCCGTTCCCGCAACGCGTTCTCCCAGATGGGGGCCGGGCTCAAGTCGATGTTCGGTGGTGAGCTGGGTGGGATGACCAAGCAGCTCGCCGAAGGCCGGAACGAGGCGATGAACCGCCTCATGGAGTCGGCTCGTTCGCGGGGCGGCAACGCCATCGTCGCCATGCGGTTCGACACCTCCGAACTGGGCGACACCTGGACCGAGATCTGTGCCTACGGCACCGCCGTCGTGGCCGTCCCGACCGACGACGGGGCGCGCCAGACGGCGAACGAGCTGGGCTACGGCCAGCGCTGA
- a CDS encoding Nif3-like dinuclear metal center hexameric protein, translating into MSAPVLLSDVLAELDRAYPAELTESWDTGVGLTCGDPAEPVERVLVAVDVDPAVVDEAVAGGVQLLVTHHPLLFRAVQSVAADRDKGALVHRMIRHSVAHLAAHTNADRAADGVNDALARCLGLVDLRPLVPVPDQPTIGLGRIGRVDVPTDLAGFAQRVAERLPATATGVRVAGDPDRPVRTVAVLGGAGDGELSTAASAGVDVYLTSDLRHHVVGDFVAVPGRPAVVEVAHWAGEWPWVPVAAARLRTAFPGLDVRVSHRRTDPWTFVVPSGGPATPGPGPGKVG; encoded by the coding sequence ATGTCCGCCCCCGTCCTGCTGTCCGACGTCCTGGCCGAACTGGACCGCGCCTACCCGGCCGAGCTCACCGAGTCGTGGGACACCGGAGTGGGCCTGACCTGCGGCGACCCGGCTGAACCGGTCGAGCGGGTCCTGGTGGCCGTGGACGTCGACCCGGCGGTCGTCGACGAGGCCGTCGCCGGCGGCGTGCAACTGCTCGTCACCCACCACCCACTGTTGTTCCGCGCGGTGCAGTCGGTGGCCGCCGATCGCGACAAGGGCGCGCTGGTGCACCGGATGATCCGGCACTCGGTGGCCCACCTGGCCGCGCACACCAACGCCGACCGGGCCGCGGACGGGGTGAACGACGCGCTGGCCCGGTGCCTGGGGCTGGTCGACCTCCGCCCGCTCGTCCCGGTCCCGGACCAGCCGACCATCGGTCTGGGGCGGATCGGCCGCGTCGACGTCCCGACCGATCTCGCCGGGTTCGCACAGCGGGTCGCCGAACGGCTACCGGCCACCGCCACCGGGGTGCGGGTGGCCGGCGACCCGGACCGGCCGGTCCGGACGGTCGCCGTCCTGGGCGGCGCCGGCGACGGTGAGCTGTCGACGGCCGCCTCCGCCGGAGTGGACGTCTACCTGACGTCGGACCTGCGGCACCACGTCGTCGGCGACTTCGTGGCGGTCCCCGGGCGCCCGGCGGTGGTCGAGGTCGCGCACTGGGCGGGTGAATGGCCGTGGGTGCCGGTGGCGGCCGCGCGGCTGCGGACCGCGTTCCCGGGTCTGGACGTGCGGGTCTCGCACCGCCGGACCGACCCGTGGACGTTCGTCGTTCCGTCCGGCGGGCCGGCCACACCCGGGCCGGGTCCCGGGAAGGTCGGGTAG
- a CDS encoding low molecular weight protein-tyrosine-phosphatase — MSASAPFRVCVVCSGNICRSPIGEQVLRAAIADAGLADRVVVSSAGTGPWHVGQGAHRGTVRVLADAGLPTDHVARQIVRRDLDELDLVLAADHGHVRELRRLTDHPDRIHLLRSFDPDADDHEVPDPYYGPDAGFDEVLTMTRAAAPGIVAEIRRRLSEQDAEDESARRPATGRR, encoded by the coding sequence GTGAGTGCGTCCGCCCCGTTCCGTGTGTGCGTCGTCTGCAGCGGCAACATCTGCCGCTCCCCCATCGGCGAGCAGGTGCTGCGGGCGGCGATCGCCGACGCCGGCCTGGCCGACCGGGTGGTCGTGAGCAGCGCGGGCACCGGTCCCTGGCACGTCGGGCAGGGCGCCCACCGCGGCACCGTGCGGGTGCTGGCCGATGCCGGTCTGCCCACCGATCACGTGGCGCGGCAGATCGTCCGCCGCGACCTGGACGAGCTCGACCTCGTGCTCGCGGCCGACCACGGCCACGTCCGGGAGCTGCGGCGGCTGACCGACCACCCCGACCGCATCCACCTGCTGCGGTCGTTCGACCCGGATGCGGACGACCACGAGGTGCCCGACCCGTACTACGGCCCGGACGCCGGGTTCGACGAGGTGCTGACGATGACCCGGGCGGCCGCTCCCGGGATCGTCGCCGAGATCCGTCGGCGCCTGTCGGAACAGGACGCCGAGGACGAGTCCGCCCGCCGGCCGGCGACGGGCCGACGATGA
- a CDS encoding SURF1 family protein, translated as MTGPVRTDPAPERATGALGDPARPTRRWAFLLTPGWLVAIALAVAFAVACFTVLAPWQFGRNAERSAQNAAVTAAVTAPPTAVTDYLTTTTGPDPTDIWHRAIATGVFEPDAQVLVRLRQDDNGNPVSEVVVPFLMDDGTRVLIDRGAVPASGAIALPDLPTGTVTITGRVQALDGPDPLNRPAQQRDGRTEVYAINPAALPGVAPGEVFLDGYLQLTPDSPGVLTPIGLPQTDPGPFLSYALQWLAFGAMALLGMAFFVFREATGGGREPDDRVPDGADPRGEPGAAASSAGQPAAGRGRRRRPARDGFDKSQLYDS; from the coding sequence ATGACCGGTCCCGTCCGGACCGATCCCGCCCCGGAACGGGCCACCGGCGCGCTGGGCGACCCGGCCCGGCCGACCCGGCGGTGGGCGTTCCTGCTGACCCCGGGCTGGCTGGTGGCCATCGCCCTGGCCGTGGCCTTCGCGGTCGCCTGCTTCACCGTGCTCGCTCCCTGGCAGTTCGGCCGGAACGCCGAACGGTCGGCCCAGAACGCGGCGGTCACCGCGGCCGTCACCGCACCCCCGACCGCCGTCACCGACTACCTCACGACGACCACCGGCCCGGACCCGACGGACATCTGGCACCGGGCGATCGCGACCGGCGTCTTCGAACCCGACGCCCAGGTGCTGGTCCGGCTCCGGCAGGACGACAACGGCAACCCGGTCTCCGAGGTGGTCGTCCCCTTCCTGATGGACGACGGCACCCGCGTGCTGATCGACCGGGGGGCCGTCCCGGCCTCGGGGGCCATCGCGCTGCCCGACCTGCCGACCGGCACGGTGACCATCACCGGGCGCGTGCAGGCTCTGGACGGCCCCGACCCGCTCAACCGCCCGGCCCAGCAGCGGGACGGGCGGACCGAGGTGTACGCCATCAACCCGGCCGCGCTCCCGGGGGTGGCTCCGGGCGAGGTCTTCCTCGACGGCTACCTGCAGCTCACCCCGGACAGCCCCGGGGTGCTCACCCCGATCGGCCTGCCGCAGACCGATCCCGGCCCGTTCCTGTCGTACGCGCTGCAGTGGTTGGCCTTCGGCGCGATGGCCCTGTTGGGGATGGCCTTCTTCGTGTTCCGGGAGGCGACCGGCGGCGGCCGCGAACCGGACGACCGGGTCCCGGACGGAGCCGACCCGCGCGGGGAGCCGGGGGCGGCGGCGTCTTCGGCCGGCCAGCCGGCCGCGGGCCGGGGTCGCCGCCGCCGTCCCGCCCGGGACGGTTTCGACAAGTCCCAGCTGTACGACTCCTGA
- a CDS encoding glycoside hydrolase family 76 protein, with protein MASPAAADPAPTATARAADAERAVLDRSVRRLWGLPGTALGVIAWPPTVGDRLFLGWNYWWQAHLIDCLVDGHLRDPQLWRVRLLGTVARSVRLRNVLGWTNRYYDDMAWLGLALHRAAATGAGPRTGVIDRLTQEMLDAWSDEEGGGIPWRRRDEFKNTPANGPAAILLARRGHLPRAAAIADWLDDRLRDPESGLIWDGLRPGQVEKVVYTYCQGVVLGAEVELTVRTDRDRSRVDRLVDAVNRGLTRGGVLVGHDGGDSGLFTGILARYLALVVTSDPGLPGGRPSPATATAARLLRTSAEAAWANAVDTTDGPLFGPQWDQPARRPVSSRDRIAERDLSVQLSGWMLLEAAAAVERAAGRA; from the coding sequence ATGGCCTCGCCCGCTGCCGCCGATCCCGCGCCGACCGCCACCGCCCGGGCCGCGGACGCCGAACGCGCCGTCCTGGACCGGTCGGTCCGCCGCCTGTGGGGCCTGCCGGGCACCGCGCTCGGCGTCATCGCCTGGCCGCCGACGGTCGGGGATCGCCTGTTCCTCGGGTGGAACTACTGGTGGCAGGCCCACCTCATCGACTGCCTGGTCGACGGGCACCTGCGGGACCCGCAGCTGTGGCGGGTCCGGCTGCTCGGCACCGTGGCCCGGTCGGTGCGCCTGCGCAACGTGCTCGGCTGGACGAACCGCTACTACGACGACATGGCCTGGCTCGGCCTCGCCCTGCACCGGGCGGCGGCCACCGGGGCCGGCCCCCGCACCGGGGTCATCGACCGGCTGACCCAGGAGATGCTCGACGCCTGGTCGGACGAGGAGGGTGGCGGGATCCCGTGGCGCCGGCGGGACGAGTTCAAGAACACCCCGGCCAACGGGCCGGCCGCGATCCTGCTCGCCCGGCGGGGTCACCTGCCCCGCGCGGCGGCGATCGCCGACTGGCTGGACGACCGCCTCCGCGACCCGGAGAGCGGATTGATCTGGGACGGCCTGCGACCCGGGCAGGTGGAGAAGGTCGTCTACACCTACTGCCAGGGGGTCGTCCTGGGCGCCGAGGTCGAGCTGACGGTGCGGACCGACCGGGACCGGAGCCGGGTCGATCGACTGGTCGACGCCGTGAACCGCGGCCTGACCCGCGGTGGCGTCCTGGTGGGTCACGACGGCGGGGACTCGGGTCTGTTCACCGGGATCCTGGCCCGGTACCTCGCCCTGGTCGTCACGAGTGATCCCGGACTGCCGGGCGGGCGTCCGTCCCCGGCGACGGCGACCGCGGCCCGGCTGCTGCGCACCTCGGCCGAGGCGGCCTGGGCCAACGCCGTCGACACGACCGACGGTCCGCTGTTCGGCCCGCAGTGGGACCAGCCCGCCCGCCGGCCGGTCTCGTCACGCGACCGCATCGCCGAACGGGACCTGTCCGTGCAGCTGTCCGGGTGGATGTTGCTGGAGGCGGCGGCCGCGGTCGAACGAGCCGCCGGCCGCGCCTGA